The window CCTGGAGAATTACGCACCCGAGCAGTTTGATTTGGCCATCGCCACGGGATTTTTGTACTACTACCCGATTGAATACTTTGATGGGGTTTGGGCAGAGCTGCTGCGGGTGTTGCGACCGGCTGCCCCTATCCTGATCGAGGTGGTCAATCCCGAATCGGTATGGGCAGAACAGTGGGGCTTAATTGAGCTGTTCAAAGGAACCGAACCCATCTTCACCCCCTTATCGGAATGGGAACGGCGCATCACAGCCTTGGGAGGCAAAATTCAGAAACAGGCCAGTGGGGAACTGTTTACCACCTACCTGATTCAGCGCAAGCGCTAGAGTACCCCTGTTTATCACCATTACCTGGAAAATCCTCCGGGGATCCGGGATAATTTATTAAGATATTAAAAAGTGTAAGCCTCGGCAGGGATCCACTGCCACCCATGCCCTCTTCCTCCACCACCCTGCTGCTGGTTGATGGCTACAACGTTATTGGAGCTTGGCCGCCCCTGAACAAGTTGGCTCGCCGATCTCTGATGGAATTGGCACGTCTGCGTTTGGTGGAGTCTTTGGCTAACTATGTGGCGTTTCGGGGTTACCAAGCAACCGTGGTGTACGATTCTTACGCCCAACCCACCCCCGCCCACCAGGAGCGCTCGCCCTCCGGCATCGACATTCTCTATACCCCCTATGGAGAAACCGCCGATACTTGCATTGAACGGCTGTGTGCCCAACTGCAATGGGATGAATGTCGGGTACGGGTGGCCACTTCGGATCGGGTGCAACAGCTGGTGATCGGCGGCTATGACGCGGAATGGGTTTCGGCAGAGCAACTGTGGGAAGAAGTCCAACAGGCTCAGCAGCAGATCCGTCGCATTAAGCCCAAACGCTCACCCAGCAAACGGGGCATTGATTCTTACTTAGATGCAGAAACTCTAGCCCGACTGAATCGCTGGCGACTCTCGGGTCAGGCTCCCACCGATTGAGGGTCAGAAGTAGCAAAGATGAGCAGAGAACATCAAACATTAAATTCAAACATTAAATGCCATCGTAGGGAATCGTGGGGGACTCAAGCCACAACGAATCTTCGCTTGGGGGTTCCTGTGGCTCCGTTAACTTGCGCTGAAAAGGATCCGTCGGATCCATTGGGCCAGATTCTAGGTCATCCACCAGCACCAGCACCCGCACAATCCGATTTTTGGGTAACCGTTCCTGGGCCTCCATCGGCAAGATGAGCTGACCATCCATGCCGGTATGGGCCAAAAATTCATGCGCTTTCATGCTGGTTTCCCAAGACGGTGAAGGGATCCCTAGGCCAAATCTTGAATGGGGAACCCAACCCATTGTTTGGGATGGGCCGGGGCTTTGCCCAAACTTGAACCCGTACAGCACCCCATTGTGACCTGGCCCGAGGTTATATTCCAGCTTGCCCCAATCTCCAGACCTTGCAAAGCCAAAACTTGACAAAGTCCCGATGAGTTTCGGTCAGGATCCCTACACCACCCCGTGTTCCCGGAACCAAGCCTGTAGCCTTTCCCAAGCATCCCTCGCGGCTTCGGGCCGGTAACTGGGACGATAATCGGCAAAAAAGGCATGGGGAGCATCCGGGTAGATCACAAATTGCGAGGGATCCCCAGCCGCCTCCAAAGCCGCCTTCATTTGTTCCACTGTTTCCAACGGAATGCCAGTATCTTCCCCACCGTACAAGCCCAACACCGGCGCATTCAGACTGGCTGCCACATCCACAGGATGGGTTGGGGTCAGTTCTGTGGCATCTCCCACCAAACGGCCATACCAAGCCACACCTGCCTTTAGGTTAGGTTGATGAGCTGCGTACAACCAAGTGATTCGTCCGCCCCAACAGAAGCCCGTAATGCCCAACCGCTCTGGATCAGCACTGGCATTGCCCATTGCCCAATCCACCGCAGCATCCAAATCCGCCATCACCTGCGCATCCGGCACTCGTGAGACAATGGCACGGATTTCTTCAAAACTTTGCAACTGAGAAACATCCCCCTGCCGGTAAAACAGCTCAGGTGCTACCGCTACATAACCTAACTTG of the Thermostichus vulcanus str. 'Rupite' genome contains:
- a CDS encoding NYN domain-containing protein translates to MPSSSTTLLLVDGYNVIGAWPPLNKLARRSLMELARLRLVESLANYVAFRGYQATVVYDSYAQPTPAHQERSPSGIDILYTPYGETADTCIERLCAQLQWDECRVRVATSDRVQQLVIGGYDAEWVSAEQLWEEVQQAQQQIRRIKPKRSPSKRGIDSYLDAETLARLNRWRLSGQAPTD
- a CDS encoding dienelactone hydrolase family protein; the protein is MYAEQPKWLSPTHLKRRQFVVASVSAGFALAVQPISAQTITTDSEGLEAGPITMPTSDGEIPGYSAKPMGSGPFPLVLVVQEIFGVHEHIQDICRRLAKLGYVAVAPELFYRQGDVSQLQSFEEIRAIVSRVPDAQVMADLDAAVDWAMGNASADPERLGITGFCWGGRITWLYAAHQPNLKAGVAWYGRLVGDATELTPTHPVDVAASLNAPVLGLYGGEDTGIPLETVEQMKAALEAAGDPSQFVIYPDAPHAFFADYRPSYRPEAARDAWERLQAWFREHGVV